TTTTAAcaatcatcatatatatatatatatatatatatatatatatatatatatatatatatatatatatatatatgtatatatatatatatatatatatatatatatatatatatatatatatatatatatatatatatatatatatatataatatagcagTGTGCTGTGTAAAATCAATATTGGTGCATAATATCATAAGAATGTCATCTTACATGCAGTGTCTGCAGCTCTCCCTCGAGTTTCCTCTTGGCCATTGTGAGTGATCCGTTCTGGGCAGTGAGGTCATTAAGGTGGTCAGTGGCTTCAGCAAGTTCAGCTTCAGCCTGGCGACGGCCGCGGTCAGACTGTTCGAGAAGAGTACGGGACTCCTCCAGCTCCCCGTGTAGAGCGTTAGCACGGCGCTCTGAGATACCGTACTGTTCCCGGTACTCTGAGGCCAGCCGCTGCTCCTCCTCCACGCGGGTCTGAAGGTCCTTCATGTCACTCTGGAGCTTCTTGATGTGCTTCTGCAGGTCTGCGTTGGCCTTGTTGGAGTGGTCAAGAGCGATTTCGAGCTCGTTGATGTCGGACTCCAATTTCTTCTTCATGCGAAGAGCCTCGGCCTTGCCCTTTGCTTCAGCTTCAAGGGATGCTTGCATGGAATCGATGGCTCGCTGGTGGCACTTGCTGCAAATGTAGAGATtatatttaagtaaaatataCACTATATATTATCATACACAAGTGTAGCCAGTTTAATATAATTTCAGAATACACAAAATACGTCACTTACCGGGTGTTGTCGAACTCTTCTTCCTTCTCTTGGATTCGCCTGTCGATTTCCTGCCTAACCTGGCTGAGCTCTAGCTGAGCTCGGAGCACTTTGTTTTCCTCCTGCTCCAGGGCAGCCTCGGCCTCCTCAAGAGCGGCCTGCAGTTCTTCCTTCTCAATTTCAAGGCGCTTGCGGTTCTTTTCAATCTCGTGCAGGGATCGTCCACCCTCGCCGATCTGGTCCATAAGGTCCTTGATCTCATCGGCAAGATTCTTATTTTCACGACGAACCGAGTCGAGCTGCTCAAGATTTTCCTCATACGCGGCCTTCACGCGGAAGAGCTCGGTGGAATAATTGCGACATTCCTTCTGCGAAGCGTCAAGTTCGGCGGCAAGGTCATCAACCTTCATCTTCCATTCCGAAATGATCTTATCGAAGTTCTTTTGCTTCTTTTCAGCGGCGTTGGCTAGGGTCTGGGCACGTTCAACCTCAATCTGCATATCCTCAAGCTCAGTGCAGACACGCTGTTTGGTCTTCTCCAGATTCATGTTCTTGACATTAAGCTGTTCGATTTGTTGTTCGGCTTCTTCCAAGCGGGCAGCAAGCTTCAGACGGGCAGCCTCAAGCTCCTCCGCTCGGGCAACACCCTCAGACTCGTACTTAGCGCGCCACATCTGGGCCTCGGCGTTAGACTTGGAGAGTTGACGCTGGAGGTCAGCCTTCCCCTCGCCCTCCTCATCAAGCTGTTCCCGCAAGCCATCAATGTCGTGTTCCAAGTTGCGGAACTTTCCAAGAAGAGTAGCACGTTCCTGCGGGAGTGGAAACATCGaagtttaaatatataaataaattagtaTTAACTGCAATTTATAACGATATTTAGGTACAAAGTGTGTGTTGATATTACtgaatgaaaacattataattactCTGCATTCATCGTCAGCGAGCTTCCTGTTATCCTCGAGCTGGTTGGTGAGTGAAAGCTTGAGTTTAGAGAGCTGGCTGATCTGGCTCTCTGCTTCCTCCACCTGGCGCAGGAGGTCAGCGTTCTCCACAGCGAGCTTCTTCTTGGTGGCATCGAAGTCATTGAGGGTACGGTTGGCTTCATCAAGCTTGGACTGGATTTCGTTCATCTGGTGCTGGAGCTGCTTGTTCATCTTCTCAGCACCAGCCTGATGAAGAGCAAGTGTGTAGAGTCTCCTCCTCATTTTGTTCTCTGCCCTCATATAATTACTCAACAGTTTGGTTGCAATATTGTTATTGAAAGTAATTCatgatatatgtacatgtattgaATATATTTTCAAACATCAGGTCATACGAATGCGAGGGACTTTTTTTCATATTATGCATGAAAAACAATAAGTTATTGAAGAGGACATTATGCAGAAACAATGAATGAGAGCTTGAAGTACTCAGACAGGAAGCAACAGGAAGTTGCACACAACAGAATTTACAGTGAGAGAGAAGACATTATTTGAGAAGGCAACAGGTGGGGGCGGTAAGTTAAGTGGTCGTCTACCTGCCCTCAGATACTGCAGTCAGGGCCTTGTCCAACATCGTACAGGTCTGATGATATtcgaagaatgtcgaattttagtcTAAAAAAGATTGAGGACGGGGTACAATTTTGAAAAATACTTTCTTGCCCCAATGTATTGATCTGACTGCCAACTAGAAACTTACTAATTAAGTAATATTATTGCTTGAAGTAAAATAGCCCCATGAAGAAACCTCTTTGGCTTTCATGGCTTTTGCACGTGAATACCCAAGTCCCTGAACCTCACGTCGCACGTGGAAGATTTCTGTGGGAACGTCTTCACGTGTTATCCACTCCTGCTGGGGTCCTTGCAACGTGGCCAGCGAGGCCCTCAAATTACTTTATTATTTAAGGGGGTATTCCATTCTCGCCTTTTGCACTTCAATGTTTTAATTTACAAGGGGAATGGTAGACTTGAGGCCCCAGGTTACCAATGACCAGGAGCAGGTAACAGGTAAGATATGGATAGTGGGTACCAAAAGGTCTTCTTCCGCACTTCAAGTACATTCAGAGGAATATTTTGGTTGTTAATTATAACTCCTAGAGGAAGGGTATCTTCCATGTTAACCGgccagtatatacatatatataatatatatgtgtatatatatatatatatatatatatatatatatatatatatatatatatatatatatatatatatatatatatatatatatatatatataatacgtaTTTTATATAAATTCCTGCAAGTCATTTGATCATATACAGAGGGAAGAATGCATGAACAAACGGGATAAGGAATTAAAACATGCACTTGGGTTTCTAAGCTATAGTGTACGATGAATTTCCTCATCTGTGGTCTGTCTGCTGCTCTCAGCCTAATTGAACATTATGTAGAACACCGTTCCAGCAGCAGAGAGAACGTCATCACCCGTTGTGTATCATCAACGCTCCAGACATCATCACGTTTCTCGACAACACTAACGAATGAGGGACACGTGTTCACATTTATATGATGAGAAGTGTTCAACAGTTTAAGCTTATTATTAACAGATACTGACATACAAATGATCGTACTGAACATGACGGTGTTGATAAACAGTCTAGACATTTCAGAAACAAATATTTCTCTAAATGTGATTATTCTTTCTCTATGAGAGGACACTGATGAAACCTAGACATTGCAAATAACAAGAGCCACATACCCCCTTCGTTAATTTCCTCTACATGACGCCATTGCTCAACATTCTAGACATATTTTAGTACAGATGTATCCACATTAACAAAGTCTTCATTAGCGTCCTAGACGTAAGAGCGCGCATCTAATCCTAGCACGAATGCTTGCTAATCAAGGCTGAGGCGTTGTGTTTACCTTGTCGGCGGCCATGTGATCTGTAGCAATCTTAAGATCATCAGCCTGATTCTGCAACTGACCCTTTTCCTTTTCAAGCCTGTTAGGATAGTTTGTGTTAGCAGTGGCAGAAGTTACATAGAAACAACACTGTAGAAGCGTGTCCGCCCGGCGCAATTTCATAATTTTATGGCTGGCGGCCTCTCCAGCGGGTCGGAGGAGGAGGCTTCCGTGAGTCTTGTGCCCCATCCATAAAATTTGGAAATTGTGGCCGCGGCCGCTTGAGAAATGTAGTGATTCATTAGTGTATGTTGGTGAGCCTCATTGAGTTTACCTTCTCGTTACTGAGAATATCAGCTGCAGACCGTGCATCATTGAGTTCCGACGAGAGAGTAGTCTTTTCGCGCTCCGCCCTGTGGTGGTTCAAGAGCAAATACTAGGCATTCTTCAGGAGAAACTTCTCCGAGGAATATCCAGATTTACTTGATAAGGGAAGGAATGACTAGATGAAGGGgagacaaaaaaatcaaagcaGAAACGAAATCTATGAGAAGCGTCCTTTAGCTTGTCAGCCAGGAGATGAAGGATTTGGGAGGGAGGACCGGTTGCCGGGGTGATGGCCAGCCAGCAACCCTAAACTAAGGGAAATAAAGAAAACCAGGTTCAAGCCGTGGAAATTAAGGGGTGACTAGTTAATTTTACCTTATCGCGAGCAAGCCCATCCATAGCAGCTTTAGCGTCATCAGCGTCACGTTTCAAGGAGTCCTTATCCTTCTCAACCCTACATGGGGGGACGGGTTATACACCACCAAATAAAATAATACCCTTGAGCAGCGCTTGGTTATCAGTTAGCAAAACgtgtataataaaaaaaaataatggtgAGCATAGGTCTACAGTTAGCACGGTTAGGTAACTTAAAATATTGCTGGTCTGTTGAACTATGAGAGAGCATCTGATTATTAATTAGAACTCGTGATGTCTCGATATTAATATGCTGAGATGATTATCCacaagaaagtatgatcataattaTCATTATTCCATATGTTTTATTGAGATCTTTACTAAAGTTGATAACCTGTAACATGAAAAGCATTAGTTACAAACGCGTTACTGACCTGGCTTTCATTTTGTTGAGATGGTCGATTTGTTCAGACATTTCGGCGACGGCATCATTGTGCTTCTTGCGAAGGTTAACGAGAGCTCCCTCATGCTGGATGTTGGACTCCTCCAGATCACGACGGAGTTTGGCCAACTCAGCTTCGCGCTTCTTGTTCAGCTCGATCTGGGCAGCTGTGGCACCACCAGCCTCATCCAGGCGCTCGCCCAGCTCTTCCAACTCACGACCAAGGTGAGTCTTGGATTTCTCAGCTTTGGCACGAGCCTGGCGTTCATGCTCAAGCTCCTCCTCGAGCTCCTCAATGCGCGCCTGGAGTTCCTTGATCTGCTTCTGAAGCTTGGAAACAAGACCCTGCTCATCTTCAAGCTTAGATGCAAGGGAAGAAACTTCCTTGTCCTTGCGCTGGATGGTTTGTTCGAGCTCCTTCTTGTTGCGCTCTAGGTCTGCAACAGCTTCTTGTGTTAGTTTCAAGTCACCCTCGACCTTCCTCTTGGCCTTGTCAACTTCAGCTCGCAGCTTCTTCTCTCGCTCAAGAGAGTCTTCAAGCTCATCAAGAGTCTGCTCCAGTTTTGCCTTAACCTTATTAAGGTGGTTGCATTTGTCTTCAATACCTTGTAGGTCTTCGGCGGTTTTCTGGTTGCATTCTTGAAGGTGTTTCTTTTCCTTATTAATTTTATTGATGAGCTCATCCTGGTGGGCAATTTCATCATTGAGGTTGCGGATCTGGTGATCCTTGGTTGCCTTGTCCTGCTCAGCCTTTTGAACTGAGAGTTCAAGGTCCTCAATATCCTTCTTCAGTCCACTGAGTTCTTGTTCTATCTTCTTCTTACTCTGGAAAAGCTGATTGCGggcttcctcctcctgctgcagACGTTCCGTGGTTTCCTGAGGGTGGGTAAGATGTCTGAGGTCACCATTCCGTAATCATAATCATAGCTTATTTAGAAAGAACACGATCACAGAACACTAATACACAAACACTGCTAAAACTATCGAACACGACACTAGGGTTTAGGAAATCGTGGTAAGTCCTACCTCCACGATGGAGTGGGGAGCGTATAAGGAACCCATGGTGGCTACAGCTAGAGTTTACAGGGGAAGTGAACAAGGGGAGGGGTAGGGGCTACTCGTTACAGATCGTACACAAGACCACAGAGAGAAGCTGGGTCGTTCGTATGTCGCTGCCTGGGCCAGACTGGGCGTAGAAGCTGCCCTCAACCCCAGCTCAGTGAGGTTGACTCACGAGCCCACACCTGGCCCACCTCATCACCGCTTACGTAAACAACCCACCCACATCAAATTCTAAATTTATACCCCAATATTTTTGCAAACATTGGTTCCGCATTTCGCAAAAAAAAAACCTTCGCGAGTGTGGGCAAATGCCAATATTGAAATTAGAAATATTTGAAGGTAATCAGAGGCAGGTATGGGTGCAAAATTATACATGATTTCATACTTTCTTCTGCATACTTGTTTACCTGGGGAGCTAAATAGAGCAGTGGGAGGTAACTCGCAAGGGGCGTTGAAGTGACGATGTCTGTAAAGGAGCGcttgagtgggagggagggagggaattatcaggggaaagccccaaaccattacgactatatagcactgagaaggggtcaggataaggacttgggatgggacggggggggggatgaaatggtgcccaaccacttggacgatcggggattgaacgccaacctgcaagaagcaaaaccgtcgctctaccgttcagcccaagtgggaGTTTTAGATATCTTGCCTCTAACGAGGTTACTTGGAATGTATATTTAGCAAGTTAGAGGTTTTGGAAAATTTAGTTGCAAGTAGGTATTTTTAGCGGTACTTACGTTGAGCTGGGCCTCGAGGTCTGCCTTCTGACTCTGAAGTTTGGCTTGTTTGTCTAGATATTCGGATACGTTGCCCTTGGTCGACTCTAGAGCAACCATGAGATTGTTCTTCTCCTCGAGAAGAGCAAGATTGGCGGCCTCGAGTTCCTTACGAAGCTTAGCCTCGCGTTCGAAGTTTGCCTCAGCCTTTGCAGCTTTCTCCTCGAGAGCGCGGATCTCGTCCTCGATACGGGTGACATTGAGGAGGGGCTTGACCTTCTGCCAGAGACGGTACCAAGACCAGTTGCGGAGGAGCATGAACTTCCTCAGGTTGCGCTGGACGACAATGAGGGCGACTCGCTGTTCCTGCAGTTTCTTGTACGCCTTGCGGCTGGTGTAGCCTCGGATCCAGGACTGCAGCCACGAGATGATCTTGGCCAGACGGTCGTCACGGATCTCCTCAAGAGCGCCCAGAACACCGGCACGGAAGAACACCTAGTGGTGGGGGTTAAAGCTGGCGTTATCACCAGAATTCGAGTCGCAAATACTTATCTAACTTTTGAGCTAATTTACCGTCAAATGATTCAAAATGTTTATTTTTACCTCTAGTTTATTTTCATTTAGTTTAAATCTCTGGTGATAAAGCCGAAACATAATTTTTTTGAATGTGAAATTTTAATACGACTTTCTAAAGCTGAAAACGAAGCATGACATTCTGAAGCTGAATTTGAAACTGGTCTTACTGAAGCTGTAACATAACTTACTGAAGCTGAAACTTTAACATGACTTACTGAAGCTGAAACTTTAACATGACTTACTGAAGCTGAAACTTTAACATGACTTACTGAAGCTGAAACTTTAACATGACTTACTGAAGCTGAAACTTAAACATGACTTACCAGCTGAGCTAGAAAGCGAG
This genomic stretch from Procambarus clarkii isolate CNS0578487 chromosome 22, FALCON_Pclarkii_2.0, whole genome shotgun sequence harbors:
- the LOC123760860 gene encoding myosin heavy chain, muscle isoform X46, giving the protein MPGHIVMKSTGPDPDPTEYLYVSLEQKRIDQTKPYDAKKACWVPCEKEGFVLGEIQGTKGDLVTVGLSGGETKNFKKDLVNQVNPPKFEKCEDMSNLTYLNDASVLYNLKCRYVTKLIYTYSGLFCVAINPYKRYPIYTNRVVKIYQGKRRNEVPPHIFAISDGAYMDMLQNHENQSMLITGESGAGKTENTKKVIAYFANVGASTKKKPEEKKQNLEDQIVQTNPVLEAFGNAKTVRNDNSSRFGKFIRIHFGPSGKLSGADIETYLLEKARVISQQPLERSYHMFYQIMSDQIKHMKSMCYLSNDIHDYHIVSQGKVTVASIDDKEDMQFTDDAFDVLGFSKEEKENVYKVTASVMHFGELKFKQRGREEQAEAEGTQEGEIIGKLMGIEGADLYKNLTKPKIKVGNEFVTQGRNKDQVNYSVGALAKAIYDRTFKQLVKKCNVTLETGQKRVMFIGVLDIAGFEIFDFNGFEQLCINFTNEKLQQFFNHHMFVLEQEEYKREGINWTFIDFGLDLQACIELIEKPLGILSILEEESMFPKATDKSFEEKLKANHLGKSPNFIKPKPPKPGCAEAHFAIVHYAGTVPYNLTGWLEKNKDPLNDTVVDQIKKATNQLAVDIFSDHAGQSGGPDTGGKGGKRAKGSGFQTVSGLYKEQLNKLMTTLMSTCPHFIRCIIPNEFKQTGVIDAALVMHQLTCNGVLEGIRICRKGFPNRMVYPDFKHRYKILAPRAMNEAEDEKKAAKVCLDAIKMDEEKYRMGHTKVFFRAGVLGALEEIRDDRLAKIISWLQSWIRGYTSRKAYKKLQEQRVALIVVQRNLRKFMLLRNWSWYRLWQKVKPLLNVTRIEDEIRALEEKAAKAEANFEREAKLRKELEAANLALLEEKNNLMVALESTKGNVSEYLDKQAKLQSQKADLEAQLNETTERLQQEEEARNQLFQSKKKIEQELSGLKKDIEDLELSVQKAEQDKATKDHQIRNLNDEIAHQDELINKINKEKKHLQECNQKTAEDLQGIEDKCNHLNKVKAKLEQTLDELEDSLEREKKLRAEVDKAKRKVEGDLKLTQEAVADLERNKKELEQTIQRKDKEVSSLASKLEDEQGLVSKLQKQIKELQARIEELEEELEHERQARAKAEKSKTHLGRELEELGERLDEAGGATAAQIELNKKREAELAKLRRDLEESNIQHEGALVNLRKKHNDAVAEMSEQIDHLNKMKARVEKDKDSLKRDADDAKAAMDGLARDKAGAEKMNKQLQHQMNEIQSKLDEANRTLNDFDATKKKLAVENADLLRQVEEAESQISQLSKLKLSLTNQLEDNRKLADDECRERATLLGKFRNLEHDIDGLREQLDEEGEGKADLQRQLSKSNAEAQMWRAKYESEGVARAEELEAARLKLAARLEEAEQQIEQLNVKNMNLEKTKQRVCTELEDMQIEVERAQTLANAAEKKQKNFDKIISEWKMKVDDLAAELDASQKECRNYSTELFRVKAAYEENLEQLDSVRRENKNLADEIKDLMDQIGEGGRSLHEIEKNRKRLEIEKEELQAALEEAEAALEQEENKVLRAQLELSQVRQEIDRRIQEKEEEFDNTRKCHQRAIDSMQASLEAEAKGKAEALRMKKKLESDINELEIALDHSNKANADLQKHIKKLQSDMKDLQTRVEEEQRLASEYREQYGISERRANALHGELEESRTLLEQSDRGRRQAEAELAEATDHLNDLTAQNGSLTMAKRKLEGELQTLHADLDEMLNEAKNSEEKAKKAMVDAARLADELRAEQEHAQTQEKMRKALEVSVKELQVRLEEVEGNAMKLTKKALSKLESRVRELESQLDDEARRHADAQKNLRKCERRIKELTFQSDEDKKNHERMQDLVDKLQQKIKTYKRQIEEAEEIAALNLAKFRKAQQELEEAEERADNAEQVASKVKAKGRAGSVGRMSPQLLGRNMFM
- the LOC123760860 gene encoding myosin heavy chain, muscle isoform X12 gives rise to the protein MPGHIVMKSTGPDPDPTEYLYVSLEQKRIDQTKPYDAKKACWVPCEKEGFVLGEIQGTKGDLVTVGLSGGETKNFKKDLVNQVNPPKFEKCEDMSNLTYLNDASVLYNLKCRYVTKLIYTYSGLFCVAINPYKRYPIYTNRVVKIYQGKRRNEVPPHIFAISDGAYMDMLQNHENQSMLITGESGAGKTENTKKVIQYFANIARRTDKFESKKQEIKFSGGGNLEDQIVQTNPVLEAFGNAKTVRNDNSSRFGKFIRIHFGPSGKLSGADIETYLLEKARVISQQPLERSYHMFYQIMSDQIKHMKSICLLSDSIHDYHFVSQGKVTVASIDDAEEMQFTDDAFDVLGFSKEEKENVYKVTASVMHFGELKFKQRGREEQAEAEGTQEGEIIGKLMGIEGADLYKNLTKPKIKVGNEFVTQGRNKDQVNYSVGALAKAIYDRTFKQLVKKCNVTLETGQKRVMFIGVLDIAGFEIFDFNGFEQLCINFTNEKLQQFFNHHMFVLEQEEYKREGINWTFIDFGLDLQACIELIEKPLGILSILEEESMFPKATDKSFEEKLKANHLGKSPNFIKPKPPKPGCAEAHFAIVHYAGTVPYNLTGWLEKNKDPLNDTVVDQIKKATNQLAVDIFSDHAGQSGGPDTGGKGGKRAKGSGFLTVSGLYREQLNNLMAVLRQTQPHFVRCIIPNEVKEAGVIDAALVMHQLTCNGVLEGIRICRKGFPNRMVYPDFKHRYNILNPKVTRNCEDDKQATLELLTDVNLEAEKFRMGHTKVFFRAGVLGALEEIRDDRLAKIISWLQSWIRGYTSRKAYKKLQEQRVALIVVQRNLRKFMLLRNWSWYRLWQKVKPLLNVTRIEDEIRALEEKAAKAEANFEREAKLRKELEAANLALLEEKNNLMVALESTKGNVSEYLDKQAKLQSQKADLEAQLNETTERLQQEEEARNQLFQSKKKIEQELSGLKKDIEDLELSVQKAEQDKATKDHQIRNLNDEIAHQDELINKINKEKKHLQECNQKTAEDLQGIEDKCNHLNKVKAKLEQTLDELEDSLEREKKLRAEVDKAKRKVEGDLKLTQEAVADLERNKKELEQTIQRKDKEVSSLASKLEDEQGLVSKLQKQIKELQARIEELEEELEHERQARAKAEKSKTHLGRELEELGERLDEAGGATAAQIELNKKREAELAKLRRDLEESNIQHEGALVNLRKKHNDAVAEMSEQIDHLNKMKARAEREKTTLSSELNDARSAADILSNEKAGAEKMNKQLQHQMNEIQSKLDEANRTLNDFDATKKKLAVENADLLRQVEEAESQISQLSKLKLSLTNQLEDNRKLADDECRERATLLGKFRNLEHDIDGLREQLDEEGEGKADLQRQLSKSNAEAQMWRAKYESEGVARAEELEAARLKLAARLEEAEQQIEQLNVKNMNLEKTKQRVCTELEDMQIEVERAQTLANAAEKKQKNFDKIISEWKMKVDDLAAELDASQKECRNYSTELFRVKAAYEENLEQLDSVRRENKNLADEIKDLMDQIGEGGRSLHEIEKNRKRLEIEKEELQAALEEAEAALEQEENKVLRAQLELSQVRQEIDRRIQEKEEEFDNTRKCHQRAIDSMQASLEAEAKGKAEALRMKKKLESDINELEIALDHSNKANADLQKHIKKLQSDMKDLQTRVEEEQRLASEYREQYGISERRANALHGELEESRTLLEQSDRGRRQAEAELAEATDHLNDLTAQNGSLTMAKRKLEGELQTLHADLDEMLNEAKNSEEKAKKAMVDAARLADELRAEQEHAQTQEKMRKALEVSVKELQVRLEEVEGNAMKLTKKALSKLESRVRELESQLDDEARRHADAQKNLRKCERRIKELTFQSDEDKKNHERMQDLVDKLQQKIKTYKRQIEEAEEIAALNLAKFRKAQQELEEAEERADNAEQVASKVKAKGRAGSVGRMSPQLLGRNMFM
- the LOC123760860 gene encoding myosin heavy chain, muscle isoform X41, with protein sequence MPGHIVMKSTGPDPDPTEYLYVSLEQKRIDQTKPYDAKKACWVPCEKEGFVLGEIQGTKGDLVTVGLSGGETKNFKKDLVNQVNPPKFEKCEDMSNLTYLNDASVLYNLKCRYVTKLIYTYSGLFCVAINPYKRYPIYTNRVVKIYQGKRRNEVPPHIFAISDGAYMDMLQNHENQSMLITGESGAGKTENTKKVIAYFANVGASTKKKPEEKKQNLEDQIVQTNPVLEAFGNAKTVRNDNSSRFGKFIRIHFGPSGKLSGADIETYLLEKARVISQQPLERSYHMFYQIMSDQIKHMKSMCYLSNDIHDYHIVSQGKVTVASIDDKEDMQFTDDAFDVLGFSKEEKENVYKVTASVMHFGELKFKQRGREEQAEAEGTQEGEIIGKLMGIEGADLYKNLTKPKIKVGNEFVTQGRNKDQVNYSVGALAKAIYDRTFKQLVKKCNVTLETGQKRVMFIGVLDIAGFEIFDFNGFEQLCINFTNEKLQQFFNHHMFVLEQEEYKREGINWTFIDFGLDLQACIELIEKPLGILSILEEESMFPKATDKSFEEKLKANHLGKSPNFIKPKPPKPGCAEAHFAIVHYAGTVPYNLTGWLEKNKDPLNDTVVDQIKKATNQLAVDIFSDHAGQSGGPDTGGKGGKRAKGSGFLTVSGLYREQLNNLMTTLRSTAPHFIRCIIPNEVKAAGVIDAALVMHQLTCNGVLEGIRICRKGFPNRMVYPDFKHRYKILAPRAMNEAEDEKKAAKVCLDAIKMDEEKYRMGHTKVFFRAGVLGALEEIRDDRLAKIISWLQSWIRGYTSRKAYKKLQEQRVALIVVQRNLRKFMLLRNWSWYRLWQKVKPLLNVTRIEDEIRALEEKAAKAEANFEREAKLRKELEAANLALLEEKNNLMVALESTKGNVSEYLDKQAKLQSQKADLEAQLNETTERLQQEEEARNQLFQSKKKIEQELSGLKKDIEDLELSVQKAEQDKATKDHQIRNLNDEIAHQDELINKINKEKKHLQECNQKTAEDLQGIEDKCNHLNKVKAKLEQTLDELEDSLEREKKLRAEVDKAKRKVEGDLKLTQEAVADLERNKKELEQTIQRKDKEVSSLASKLEDEQGLVSKLQKQIKELQARIEELEEELEHERQARAKAEKSKTHLGRELEELGERLDEAGGATAAQIELNKKREAELAKLRRDLEESNIQHEGALVNLRKKHNDAVAEMSEQIDHLNKMKARVEKDKDSLKRDADDAKAAMDGLARDKAGAEKMNKQLQHQMNEIQSKLDEANRTLNDFDATKKKLAVENADLLRQVEEAESQISQLSKLKLSLTNQLEDNRKLADDECRERATLLGKFRNLEHDIDGLREQLDEEGEGKADLQRQLSKSNAEAQMWRAKYESEGVARAEELEAARLKLAARLEEAEQQIEQLNVKNMNLEKTKQRVCTELEDMQIEVERAQTLANAAEKKQKNFDKIISEWKMKVDDLAAELDASQKECRNYSTELFRVKAAYEENLEQLDSVRRENKNLADEIKDLMDQIGEGGRSLHEIEKNRKRLEIEKEELQAALEEAEAALEQEENKVLRAQLELSQVRQEIDRRIQEKEEEFDNTRKCHQRAIDSMQASLEAEAKGKAEALRMKKKLESDINELEIALDHSNKANADLQKHIKKLQSDMKDLQTRVEEEQRLASEYREQYGISERRANALHGELEESRTLLEQSDRGRRQAEAELAEATDHLNDLTAQNGSLTMAKRKLEGELQTLHADLDEMLNEAKNSEEKAKKAMVDAARLADELRAEQEHAQTQEKMRKALEVSVKELQVRLEEVEGNAMKLTKKALSKLESRVRELESQLDDEARRHADAQKNLRKCERRIKELTFQSDEDKKNHERMQDLVDKLQQKIKTYKRQIEEAEEIAALNLAKFRKAQQELEEAEERADNAEQVASKVKAKGRAGSVGRMSPQLLGRNMFM
- the LOC123760860 gene encoding myosin heavy chain, muscle isoform X37, translated to MPGHIVMKSTGPDPDPTEYLYVSLEQKRIDQTKPYDAKKACWVPCEKEGFVLGEIQGTKGDLVTVGLSGGETKNFKKDLVNQVNPPKFEKCEDMSNLTYLNDASVLYNLKCRYVTKLIYTYSGLFCVAINPYKRYPIYTNRVVKIYQGKRRNEVPPHIFAISDGAYMDMLQNHENQSMLITGESGAGKTENTKKVIAYFANVGASTKKKPEEKKQNLEDQIVQTNPVLEAFGNAKTVRNDNSSRFGKFIRIHFGPSGKLSGADIETYLLEKARVISQQPLERSYHMFYQIMSDQIKHMKSICLLSDSIHDYHFVSQGKVTVASIDDAEEMQFTDDAFDVLGFSKEEKENVYKVTASVMHFGELKFKQRGREEQAEAEGTQEGEIIGKLMGIEGADLYKNLTKPKIKVGNEFVTQGRNKDQVNYSVGALAKAIYDRTFKQLVKKCNVTLETGQKRVMFIGVLDIAGFEIFDYNGFEQLCINFTNEKLQQFFNHHMFVLEQEEYKREGINWVFIDFGLDLQACIELIEKPLGILSILEEESMFPKATDKSFEEKLKANHLGKSPNFIKPKPPKPGCAEAHFAIVHYAGTVPYNLTGWLEKNKDPLNDTVVDQIKKATNQLAVDIFSDHAGQSGGPDTGGKGGKRAKGSGFQTVSGLYKEQLNNLMTTLRSTAPHFIRCIIPNEVKAAGVIDAALVMHQLTCNGVLEGIRICRKGFPNRMVYPDFKHRYKILAPRAMNEAEDEKKAAKVCLDAIKMDEEKYRMGHTKVFFRAGVLGALEEIRDDRLAKIISWLQSWIRGYTSRKAYKKLQEQRVALIVVQRNLRKFMLLRNWSWYRLWQKVKPLLNVTRIEDEIRALEEKAAKAEANFEREAKLRKELEAANLALLEEKNNLMVALESTKGNVSEYLDKQAKLQSQKADLEAQLNETTERLQQEEEARNQLFQSKKKIEQELSGLKKDIEDLELSVQKAEQDKATKDHQIRNLNDEIAHQDELINKINKEKKHLQECNQKTAEDLQGIEDKCNHLNKVKAKLEQTLDELEDSLEREKKLRAEVDKAKRKVEGDLKLTQEAVADLERNKKELEQTIQRKDKEVSSLASKLEDEQGLVSKLQKQIKELQARIEELEEELEHERQARAKAEKSKTHLGRELEELGERLDEAGGATAAQIELNKKREAELAKLRRDLEESNIQHEGALVNLRKKHNDAVAEMSEQIDHLNKMKARAEREKTTLSSELNDARSAADILSNEKAGAEKMNKQLQHQMNEIQSKLDEANRTLNDFDATKKKLAVENADLLRQVEEAESQISQLSKLKLSLTNQLEDNRKLADDECRERATLLGKFRNLEHDIDGLREQLDEEGEGKADLQRQLSKSNAEAQMWRAKYESEGVARAEELEAARLKLAARLEEAEQQIEQLNVKNMNLEKTKQRVCTELEDMQIEVERAQTLANAAEKKQKNFDKIISEWKMKVDDLAAELDASQKECRNYSTELFRVKAAYEENLEQLDSVRRENKNLADEIKDLMDQIGEGGRSLHEIEKNRKRLEIEKEELQAALEEAEAALEQEENKVLRAQLELSQVRQEIDRRIQEKEEEFDNTRKCHQRAIDSMQASLEAEAKGKAEALRMKKKLESDINELEIALDHSNKANADLQKHIKKLQSDMKDLQTRVEEEQRLASEYREQYGISERRANALHGELEESRTLLEQSDRGRRQAEAELAEATDHLNDLTAQNGSLTMAKRKLEGELQTLHADLDEMLNEAKNSEEKAKKAMVDAARLADELRAEQEHAQTQEKMRKALEVSVKELQVRLEEVEGNAMKLTKKALSKLESRVRELESQLDDEARRHADAQKNLRKCERRIKELTFQSDEDKKNHERMQDLVDKLQQKIKTYKRQIEEAEEIAALNLAKFRKAQQELEEAEERADNAEQVASKVKAKGRAGSVGRMSPQLLGRNMFM